The Chrysiogenia bacterium genome includes the window GCATCGATCCCGAGGAGGCCGCCCGCATCTGCGCGGCAATGCCCCCGTTTGTCACCACGGTCGGGGTATTCGTCAACGAGTCAATCGATACCATCCGCATCCTGCAACGCGAGATCGGCTTCGACCTCGTCCAGCTCCACGGGGACGAGCCCCCCGAGATGGTCGAGGAATTCGGGCCGCGCACCATCAAGGCGCTTCGCCTCCATCACGAGGATGACCTGGCAAAGCTCGACGCCTATGCCTCGGCGGGCGCGCTGCTTCTTGATACCCCGAAGGAAGGGGTTTACGGTGGCAGCGGCGAAGTCGGTGACTGGCACCTGGCGAAGCTGGCGGTCGACCGCCTTCTCGAAAAGGGCCAGCCGATCATTCTGGCGGGCGGCCTCAATCCAGAGAACGTCGCCACAGCCATCCGGCGCGTGACCCCCTTCGGCGTGGACGTCGCCAGCGGCGTGGAAGCCCAGCCGGGAGCCAAGGACAGGACCGCAATGCGGCGCTTCGTCGTCGAAGCCGCCGCTGCAGGCATCGGCCTGCGCTAGAGAAACAATGGCAAACATCAAACGACCCAAACCCCAGGGGCACTTCGGAGAGTTCGGCGGCCAATACGTGGCCGAAACCCTGATGCCCGCACTCGACGAGCTGGAAACCGCGTGGAAGGCCGCGCGCAAGGACCCGAAGTTCAAGGCGGACCTGAGCAAGGCGCTCTCAGAATACGTCGGGCGTCCCACCCCCCTGACCTACTGCGAGCGGCTCACCAAAGAACTCGGCGGCGCGAAGATCTATCTCAAGCGCGAGGACCTCTGCCACACCGGCGCCCACAAGGTGAACAACACCGTGGGGCAGGCCCTGCTTGCCCGGTGGATGAAGAAGCCGCGGCTCATCGCGGAGACGGGCGCCGGCCAGCACGGCGTGGCAACGGCAACCGTGGCGGCGTGGCTGGGATTCGATTGCGTGGTCTACATGGGCGAGGAAGACGTGAAGCGCCAGAGCCTCAACGTCTTTCGCATGAAGCTTCTGGGCGCGGAGGTTCGCCCGGTCTCCAGTGGCTCGCGCACCTTGAAAGACGCGATGAACGAGGCGCTGCGCGACTGGATCACCAACGTGCGCGATACCTTCTACGTAATCGGCACAGTCGCGGGCCCGCATCCCTACCCCGCGCTGGTACGCGACCTGCAGTCGGTCATCGGCAAGGAAGCGCGCCGCCAGGTGCTCAAGGAAACGGGCAAGCTGCCCGACCTGCTGGTGGCCTGCATCGGCGGCGGTTCGAACGCCATGGGGCTCTTCCACCCCTTCCGCAAGGACGCAAAGGTCGCCATGCGCGGCGTGGAAGCCGCCGGGCTTGGCATCGACACCGACAAGCACGCGGCAAGCATCAACCGCGGCCGCGTGGGCGTGCTGCATGGATCGAAGAGCTACGTGCTCATGGATGGCGACGGCCAGATCACCGAGGCCCACTCCATCTCGGCGGGCCTCGATTATCCGGGCGTCGGGCCCGAGCATGCCTACCTGCACGATACCGACCGCGTGCAGTATACGACCGCCACCGATGACGAGGCGCTTGCCGCGCTCAAGCTCCTCGCCGAGACCGAGGGTATCCTCCCCGCGCTGGAGACCGCCCACGCCATCGCCGAAGTCGTGCGCACCGCGCC containing:
- a CDS encoding phosphoribosylanthranilate isomerase, whose amino-acid sequence is MIRIKICGNTSVVDALDAARAGAHAIGLILYEHSPRCIDPEEAARICAAMPPFVTTVGVFVNESIDTIRILQREIGFDLVQLHGDEPPEMVEEFGPRTIKALRLHHEDDLAKLDAYASAGALLLDTPKEGVYGGSGEVGDWHLAKLAVDRLLEKGQPIILAGGLNPENVATAIRRVTPFGVDVASGVEAQPGAKDRTAMRRFVVEAAAAGIGLR
- the trpB gene encoding tryptophan synthase subunit beta yields the protein MANIKRPKPQGHFGEFGGQYVAETLMPALDELETAWKAARKDPKFKADLSKALSEYVGRPTPLTYCERLTKELGGAKIYLKREDLCHTGAHKVNNTVGQALLARWMKKPRLIAETGAGQHGVATATVAAWLGFDCVVYMGEEDVKRQSLNVFRMKLLGAEVRPVSSGSRTLKDAMNEALRDWITNVRDTFYVIGTVAGPHPYPALVRDLQSVIGKEARRQVLKETGKLPDLLVACIGGGSNAMGLFHPFRKDAKVAMRGVEAAGLGIDTDKHAASINRGRVGVLHGSKSYVLMDGDGQITEAHSISAGLDYPGVGPEHAYLHDTDRVQYTTATDDEALAALKLLAETEGILPALETAHAIAEVVRTAPKMKKNQIIVVNCSGRGDKDMNTIAGAMGYNLGVK